Proteins encoded by one window of Salvia splendens isolate huo1 chromosome 14, SspV2, whole genome shotgun sequence:
- the LOC121764583 gene encoding 60S ribosomal protein L23, with protein sequence MSKRGRGGSAGNKFRMSLGLPVAATVNCADNTGAKNLYIISVKGIKGRLNRLPSACVGDMVMATVKKGKPDLRKKVMPAVIVRQRKPWRRKDGVFMYFEDNAGVIVNPKGEMKGSAITGPIGKECADLWPRIASAANAIV encoded by the exons ATGTCGAAGCGAG GGCGCGGAGGATCGGCCGGAAACAAGTTCCGGATGTCGCTGGGTCTACCGGTTGCGGCGACGGTTAACTGCGCCGACAACACCGGCGCTAAGAACCTCTACATCATTTCGGTGAAGGGGATCAAGGGTCGCCTCAACAGGCTGCCGTCCGCCTGCGTCGGAGACATGGTTATGGCCACCGTGAAGAAGGGGAAGCCAGATCTTCGTAAGAAGGTCATGCCCGCCGTCATCGTCCGCCAGCGCAAGCCCTGGCGCCGAAAGGACGGAGTTTTCATGTACTTCGAag ACAATGCTGGGGTTATTGTGAATCCTAAGGGCGAAATGAAAG GTTCGGCCATCACCGGTCCAATCGGGAAGGAGTGTGCTGATCTGTGGCCCAGAATTGCTAGCGCTGCTAATGCCATTGTTTAG